The genomic stretch AGCAAGCCCGGTAACATGCGAAGCAGTGACACGGCGGCGTTTGATACCCAAACAGGAGAAATCACGACCGTTACGGCTTATAGCGATGTTCCCAGAGCACAGAAGATGAAAGGGTGGTTCTATGCTTTCCACACCGGGTCATGGGGCGGAATGACGACAAAGGTCCTTTATTTTCTGGCCGCTTTCATCGGAGGAATCTTGCCTTTGAGCGGTTATTATCTGTGGTTGAAAAAGAAACGTTTATCAAAGAAAAAAGTCTTTAGAACTATCTTTGAAACAAAATGTATATAAAAATCCTAACAAATGTCAGTCAGATTTTTTTATGAATAATTTCTTTCCAAAATCTAGGAGGAAGGAAAGTAGAAATAGCGTGTAATTCCTGTCGTGAAAAGAAAACGGGGAGTGGCGGTTTATCGGCACTCTCCGTTTGTTGGTATTGCCTGACGGATGCAAGTCCCGAGTGAATCCTAATAGCAGGAATCGCATAACCAATGGCAAGGGTGTCTATCGTGAGATGGCTTCTGAAAGAAGTTGGCAGCAAACATTTGGCTTGACGGACAAAAACTTCATACAAGGTATTTAATCGTGGACAAGGTTACCAAACAGACCAAAGCCTCATAGCTATTCAGAACGGTTGGTGCAAATAAAATAAGTATAAGATGAAAAGACAAGATCTTTATCCAAGGAGGTCACACAAACATGAAGGTCAGTTTTTTACGAGTCATGTAAAGTTTGCTGCAAGAAATTAGTAGAGACCATAGTACTCGAGGCATTTTACAAGTCTTTTGTAGCTAGATGTCCGAAAAGAACTCTCTATCCACACAATAGGGTGGAATCTGAAAATAAGATAGAAGTGATGCCATTTATTAAAAGGATGGCTGAAAATAACTTGTCCAACTTGGATACACCAGGTTACGGACAGTATATAATTTCCGTATTTCAACTACACTTTGTTTACCGTTCGTAACGTCCAATCTACTGGCAATATATTTTCAGAAGTCTCCGCAAACAGTGATTCTTATTATTTTTCGATGCAAAATTTTGTGTTCCAACCCACTCGAACTTTATTACAAATACTTATATCATGATATATTGATTATTAGAGTATTATTAGTTTGAATTCTCCAAAAACAAGCTATATACAAACCGAAGCTATTTACTTCGTATTAATTGCATCAAATCAAAATACAAAAATACAAAAATGGAACGAATAGAAAAGCAAAATTTTCTTATGCTGCAATAGGAGTTTTATTATTAGGATTGGTATCCTATGACAGTAAGAATAGTGGTCTGAATAATTAATATCATTGATAGGATGGTGGTATGAAGAAGCATATATCTTTATTAATTGCGTTAACTGGCATTATCTCGTTAAATGCGCAAGATTTCAGATTTGGAATAACGGGCGGAATGAACTTGAATTCTATCACAAATGAGAGGAACAAGGTAGATTATAATTTAAAGACGAATATTTCTTCAAAGAAGATAAAGGGTTTTATCTTGATATGGGAGTTATGCTGACCAATAAAAATTGGGAAACACCGTATTATGCCCATATCGGAGATAAAGACAAATTGGGAAACATGTGGAGTGCAAATCTTCATTATCTTAATATACCTATTCACATAGGGTATATGATGCCTGTATCAAAAAAAATTTCGCTATTCATGAATGCCGGACCATATTGGGGAGTAGGATTGTTTGGTAAATATACGATGACATCGGGTGATAAGGATACCACTATTGCTGAAAATATCTTTAAAGATTATCTCAAAAGATTTGATTGTGGTATAGGATGGAATAGGTATTGAATGTGCAAGATGTATCAAAGGTTGTCAAAGTAAAGTCCTGTGAGGAAAGCCAAAAGATATATTGTGGTCAACCTTATATTATGGTCACCACCGGGAGCAGGATGTTTAAAAGAACTTGTGGAAAGAACAGAAGAAGGTCCTGCGAAAATCCGTGTGTAGAGAGAAAAAAATGTGTGGGTAATGGCCTTTAACTTAGAAAATAACAAGCATGGACATTCAAGCCATACTAGACGGAATAGGACTGTTACCTGAAGAAAAAATAGTATCCAAAACAGACTCACAGTTCCAATCGCGACTATAAGTTTGTCCTGTTTCCGAGTTTCCCTAACGATGGCGCTTGACGCGTAGGTATACAGCTTTACTGCGAATAGGAAATCCGGGAAGAAACCTTTGGAATGTAGGTGCAAATGAGAATACTCTTGAGGAATGGAAGGCTTTTCTTCAAGAAAAAGAATGAAGCAAGTCTCTTGAGAAACATGGTTAACTAGGTCAAAATAATCAAGCATGTCTGCAGGAAGGAACAAGCTCAACATTTCCATAGGAGTAAGGGGGGGGCATTTCTATTTCATGCCTCAAAGATAACCACTTTAACTAATTCCCCAAGTTTTCAAACTGACCCGTTTAATTTTTACCCTTGCAGACGCATCTCTTCTATCTACACCGCAGATGAAGCGACAGGGATTTTTGCATTTGATGTGCGATTTTGCGTTGCACTTACTGCATAGTCCCGTTAGAATCCGTATGCGAGGATGGTGGAATTCGATATTTTACTTGGGTGAAGAGGGCTTTGCATCTGTGTGAAGAGCTGTTGTCACTAAAGTGGAACTACTGCTTCACATAGATGGAGCAACAGTATATATCGGAAGTTAACACAATGACATCCTATTTAATTAAATGAAAGTACGGCATGTCCTGTCAGATCTAATCTGATATCTGCGGCTCTTTTACAAATAATGGGCGAATGTTCCCATCCCCATCACCTGCATACCAGTTCAGGGATATTATGGATGTTTTTTACACAGCAAATTGCTGATAATGAGTGGAATGATGTGACGGAAGGATTTTATGTTTTACGTAAGACGAAATCACCTTTTCCTTTGGTTCTTACCCGGATTACTCTTGTTGGACTCTTTCAGCCGCTTGGTTTCACTTCTATAAAGTGATACTAAATCAAAATTGAGCATCACTTTTTGAAACCAACAGCTTCTCCTGATGTAGTAACGTTTTACGTTCTTGCCTTGAATACAGGACTTGCTTTTTGTATCTCCGACTCAAAGCCAAACCAGTAGCCATGTTCTCCCTTTTCATCGGCAGGAAGGAAACACAGACGAAGGCTTTCTTTGTATTCTCCATAAATGATATTCCAAGTAGCAGGAGGAATTTGTCGTTTGGTCCATACTTTCTCGGCGGGAAGCTTTTTCAGTGACATGCCTGCCTCTATCCAGGCAATACTAGCCTGTATCTGGTATTCGGGGTAGTTTTGTTTGCAGAACTCATAGAGTATCAAGCCTCGTTTTTCCAGACTCATGGGCTGGTCTATCAGATTGGCTTTTGTTAAATATGTAAGAAAACGATGGAGGAATTGTTCGTCATTCAAAATGAGTTCACGTGTCAGTGCCTGCCATGCCGGTGTGTTGTAGAATCCGTCCAACAAGCGTGAAAGCTGGCGGGCTGTCTGCAATTCACTGACATTGATCTCGTGGGTTTGTAATACTTCGTATGGTGGCAGAGGGGAATATTTGATACCTGATTCTTCCGCCCTCCGGCGCATTTCGGTTCCGGGAAGCAGTTTGAGTGACTCCAGTTGGATTTCTCCTGCAGCATATTCGGCCAGGGTACGGACATCTTCAAATATTTCATGAAGATGATAAAGAGGCAGTCCGGCAATAAGGTCGGCATGGGTTTCCATGTTGGGTAAAGCGCACAGGAATCTCAGACCATCCAGTGCATCGGATAGTTTGCCCATCCGGCGGCTTTTCTCAAGTACAGGTTCGCGCAGGCTTTGGATGCCGGCTTCCAGATGAAGCAGTCCTTTGGGCAGCAGGCTGAGTTCTTCTTTTAACTCTTCTGACAACAGGGCGGGATGTATTTCCAGATGGAAGCGGATATCGGGATGGAATTCCAGAAAGAGTCGGAGTAGTTCTTTGGCTCTTCGAGGGTTGTAATTAAAAGTACGGTCTAATACACGTACATTTTTGATGCCATGTGCATGGATGAGTTGTAGCCTTCTGCGGATGCTTTCGATGGAAAGGGTGCGTACCGGTTTTTCACCGCCGCTGACACAGAAGGCGCAGGTGTTGAAACATCCGCGTGTTGTTTCCAGTTGGACAAAGGGTTTACTCCAGTTAAAAAAACGGCTTTGTTCAGGAGGGACGAGTCCGGCGAAATTCAGTACGCGTGCTATGCCGTTGTCTTTATATTCTTTGTAAGGAGTGAGGTAACAGAGTCCGGGCACGGTGTGCCATTGTTCCGGATGGTTCCAGCAGGTTAACCATTGTGGAAAGACTTCTTCTCCTTCTCCTCTGAAAACGCAATCCACAAATGGATTTTTGCGGAGGAATTCTTCATTGTTTCCCAGAAATTCCGGACCGCCCAGCACCAGGCAGGTTTTGGGGAGCAATGCTTTTACTCTGGAAGCGACATGTATCAGTTGCTCATGGTTGAAAAGCCAGGTGGTTGCGGCAAGGATGTCGGGTTGATGGTGGTAGATCTCGTCGACAATCATTCCTGCATTTTCGTTGATGGTGGCAGATACGATTTCCCATTCTATAGAAGGGTCTGTCATGATTTGTGCATGTAGGGCTGGCAGTGCCAATGAGGAATGGGCATATGAACTGTTCAGGTCTATCCAGAGAATCTTCATATTTCTTTTTCTTGTTTATTCGGTCGGCAAAGATAACTCTTTTTCGGTCAATGTCCGCTGGTAGGCGATGCGGGATGTGCCGTTGTGGGTATAAATGATGCCACAACGCCGGAAACCGTACTTTTTCAGGATATTCTGCATCACAAGGTTGTCGTGGTGGGTATCTACCCGGATATTGTTGCAATGCTCGAAACACCATTTGAAGCAGGCGTCAGCTATTCCCTTCTGTTTGCCGTTGGTAGCCATGCGGTGAATGACGTAATATGGTTCGTTGTTCAGCCAGTTGCCGTCATCAATGCGGGCATACGTAGGGTCCTCTCCGGGAATAAAACAGAATGTGCCTATTATTTCTCCGTTTTCATTTTCGCAAACATAGTTGGTGCCGTTGGTTATTTCTCGCAGAATCAATTCAGCGGAAGGATAACCGTTTATCCATTGATTGGGGTTGCCATGTTCTTTCATGAACTGACGGGCATAATGGAATATTTCTATAATTGCATCTAAATCTTTGGGTAATGAATGTCTGATTGTTATCATATTGAAATAGGAATGGGTTATTCTAAATTCATTCTGTACACATTGGTCTGCTTTTGTTCGAAGCCTAATTTTTGATATAGCTTGTTGGCTGCTATCCGTGTGGG from Phocaeicola dorei encodes the following:
- a CDS encoding outer membrane beta-barrel protein, with amino-acid sequence MGVMLTNKNWETPYYAHIGDKDKLGNMWSANLHYLNIPIHIGYMMPVSKKISLFMNAGPYWGVGLFGKYTMTSGDKDTTIAENIFKDYLKRFDCGIGWNRY
- a CDS encoding B12-binding domain-containing radical SAM protein: MKILWIDLNSSYAHSSLALPALHAQIMTDPSIEWEIVSATINENAGMIVDEIYHHQPDILAATTWLFNHEQLIHVASRVKALLPKTCLVLGGPEFLGNNEEFLRKNPFVDCVFRGEGEEVFPQWLTCWNHPEQWHTVPGLCYLTPYKEYKDNGIARVLNFAGLVPPEQSRFFNWSKPFVQLETTRGCFNTCAFCVSGGEKPVRTLSIESIRRRLQLIHAHGIKNVRVLDRTFNYNPRRAKELLRLFLEFHPDIRFHLEIHPALLSEELKEELSLLPKGLLHLEAGIQSLREPVLEKSRRMGKLSDALDGLRFLCALPNMETHADLIAGLPLYHLHEIFEDVRTLAEYAAGEIQLESLKLLPGTEMRRRAEESGIKYSPLPPYEVLQTHEINVSELQTARQLSRLLDGFYNTPAWQALTRELILNDEQFLHRFLTYLTKANLIDQPMSLEKRGLILYEFCKQNYPEYQIQASIAWIEAGMSLKKLPAEKVWTKRQIPPATWNIIYGEYKESLRLCFLPADEKGEHGYWFGFESEIQKASPVFKART
- a CDS encoding GNAT family N-acetyltransferase, whose translation is MITIRHSLPKDLDAIIEIFHYARQFMKEHGNPNQWINGYPSAELILREITNGTNYVCENENGEIIGTFCFIPGEDPTYARIDDGNWLNNEPYYVIHRMATNGKQKGIADACFKWCFEHCNNIRVDTHHDNLVMQNILKKYGFRRCGIIYTHNGTSRIAYQRTLTEKELSLPTE